A stretch of DNA from Sugiyamaella lignohabitans strain CBS 10342 chromosome B, complete sequence:
TGATCCATTCGATTACAAGCTGGGTAAGCTTTTGGGAGAGTTTGGACATGCTCTAGGTGCCGAACATGAAGGTGACGAGGTTCTCTTGCACACCAAGAAATCTGAAGGCGGCAAAGACCTTACCGTCATCTGTATGGAGGGTCCTGCCTTTTCTACCAGAGCTGAGTCTAAATTGTACCAATCATGGGGAGGCTCAGTTATTAATATGTCGGTTTTACCAGAAGCTAAGTTGGCTAAGGAGGCCGAGATCTCTTATCAGATGATCTGTATGAGTACTGATTATGATGCCTGGagagaggaagaggagccagTCACTCTAGagattgttgttggtaaCCTCAAGGCCAACAGTGCCAATGCTAACAACTTGCTTGTTGCTGTTCTTTCTACTGTTGAAAAAGCTATCAAGGCTGGTGAGATTGGCAAGGATCTCGAAGGATTCATGCGTCATTCAGTTGTCACTGGTAGACCCGCTCACGACCCAGTCGTCAAGGCCAAGGTCCAATACCTATTTCCTCACTACTTTGACGAGGAAAGAAACTTGTAATTGATATCTAACGATAAATTCTATTTAGACTAGATTAATAGATTATCTGAACCGAGATGGTCCTCTCGACTCGTACTGTGTTAAGCAGTGGAATCTGAACTGTAGTAGTACACGGTGAGAAGCTGCTACAGACGACGTCTTCGTGTTAAAACAGCGTTTTAGTATACAATGAATCAGAGCTCAGGTATTGAATAGTTTCTATCGAGAAAGAGCGTTCAAAGAGCGCGAGGGgttaaataaaaacaagTGCAATGTCATATTAAATATTCCTAACAAGTCCAGATCTCCTCCTGGGAGAAGATTCCGACAGATATACGTATCTTCCCGTAGGAGTAAACGACACAGAAGATTGTGTGGCAGTAGATGCAGTTTTCGTAGGTGTAGAGGATGCTACCGAGGTAGTGGTATTATTGGTAGCAGTACTGGTGGATTTCGTGGCAAGAGGTGATCCGCTGGCAACTTTAGAGGGCacaggctgctgctttctTTCCGAAGAAGATGGGCTCAATAGCGAGGTTCCTGAACGGGATGGGGTTGAGATTTTTGCCAGTGGTGATACTGAGGCCTGGctggaggaagaagaagcagtagaTGTACGTGATAATGGAGAACTTCCTCTAGGAGATACTCTAGCTTGTGGAGATGACTTTAAATATCGTGGAGGACttggagaagaagtagctgaATTGGGAGAAGCAGGTAATCCAAGAAGTTTCCTTTGTGATGAGGTAATGGGCAAATCGTCGAACTTTTCTTGTGGTTTGATAAACTGGGAAACTCCAGTTACAATGTTGTATATCAGCAAAACATAAACTAGCcatataaaatatttgacATATTTAATAGCATCGCCTAAAGATTGTGATTCTATGAGTTCTGATGACCAGCTGAAGTTGTTCAGTACTCGTTTAGTGACAGATTCAGCACCTGATAGAATTACCAGAGCAGCGACATTTTTGAGAACCCTACTTAAAACCAGTTCTTTATTCACAGTTCGTTTCCTGATTTCTTTCATGCTAGGATGTTCCCATGTACCAGTAGGCACGGAGGTTGATGAAGTTGCTGACTTAGCATTACCGTTGCCACTGTTGGGGGATGCTGGGGTATTAGGAGCAGAGCCtgctgacgaagacgaaggCAGAATTCTTTGTAAAGGAGTTTTTGGTGTGGAAAGTGATGCATTGatgaagttgttgttgctcgTCTTGACTCGCAAGTCGTTGGCAGTTTTAGGAGATGATTGGGCATACTGATTCTGAGAATACGGTTGTTGAGGTGAACTTCGAAACGTCgaattggcagcagctggtgagAATGAAGTATTGGAATTGCCGTAACCAGGACTAGAACCAATAATATTAGAAAACGGCGTTACAGGggcagcaccagtaccGACATTTCTGGCAGGCGTGCCTGGACTATTGACAGAATTGTTCTTTGAAGGAGAGCTGCCTGACTGATATAATGAGTTTGCAAATGATGAACGCTCGAACGACATGGTTAAGTCCGCAGGTTGTAGTCTACAGCCCGATACTGTATTTCAACCGCCCTGTGTATTAGTTAGATCGAAGCTAGCTCCTGCTTTATCGTTAGACATGTTATTTGTTTACATCCTGGAATGAAAAACCAAGAGCGTCAGCCGTGCATGGATTTGTCACGTGCACACCGATATTTCTGTTAGTGAGCTTGGGCTGGTGGTGGACTTTATCTTTGAAGTTTAATTCGCCTTGTTTTACTCGATTCGAGAGTCGATGGTCTCAAAAAGCCCTGTGAAGCAGGTTTCACGGATTCTAAGGCGTTTGCCTCCAACCCCGGAGATATATTTACATACACCCCCCGGCACGGATATGATAATTGAGCTCAAATAATCATAAGGACCGGAGAATAGGGACTAGTTAAGATTGCCGAAGCGGTTCCTGTAAGCTGTAGGGTAGTAATTTGGCCCACATTTTGTGGAATTGGAGTCCTGGAAAATTCAAGGGGTCGGGTGGATCGGAGCATGAAGGGTGATCTCGGAGCAAAACTGCAGATTGGGGCATCAGCCGCGGACTCTGGCCCCTCTTAGTAACCAGAAACTTGTTTTT
This window harbors:
- the MEU1 gene encoding S-methyl-5-thioadenosine phosphorylase (Methylthioadenosine phosphorylase (MTAP); catalyzes the initial step in the methionine salvage pathway; affects polyamine biosynthesis through regulation of ornithine decarboxylase (Spe1p) activity; regulates ADH2 gene expression; GO_component: GO:0005737 - cytoplasm [Evidence IEA,IEA,IEA]; GO_component: GO:0005737 - cytoplasm [Evidence IDA] [PMID 8807288]; GO_component: GO:0005634 - nucleus [Evidence IEA,IEA,IEA]; GO_function: GO:0017061 - S-methyl-5-thioadenosine phosphorylase activity [Evidence IEA,IEA,IEA]; GO_function: GO:0017061 - S-methyl-5-thioadenosine phosphorylase activity [Evidence IDA,IMP] [PMID 14506228]; GO_function: GO:0003824 - catalytic activity [Evidence IEA]; GO_function: GO:0003729 - mRNA binding [Evidence IDA] [PMID 21124907]; GO_function: GO:0004645 - phosphorylase activity [Evidence IEA]; GO_function: GO:0016740 - transferase activity [Evidence IEA]; GO_function: GO:0016757 - transferase activity, transferring glycosyl groups [Evidence IEA]; GO_function: GO:0016763 - transferase activity, transferring pentosyl groups [Evidence IEA]; GO_process: GO:0019509 - L-methionine salvage from methylthioadenosine [Evidence IEA,IEA]; GO_process: GO:0019509 - L-methionine salvage from methylthioadenosine [Evidence IDA,IMP] [PMID 14506228]; GO_process: GO:0019509 - L-methionine salvage from methylthioadenosine [Evidence IMP] [PMID 18625006]; GO_process: GO:0006537 - glutamate biosynthetic process [Evidence IMP] [PMID 8807288]; GO_process: GO:0009116 - nucleoside metabolic process [Evidence IEA]; GO_process: GO:0006166 - purine ribonucleoside salvage [Evidence IEA]) produces the protein MSSEQLATSFDEPVLLGVIGGTGLYSLSGLVPVAKLDITTPWGKPSSPVTISKTASGFPIAFISRHGVHHEFTPSTVPAQANIAALKHLGVNSIIAFSAVGSLQQHIKPRDFVIPTQIIDRTKGIRPSTFFDTGFVAHVPFGDPFDYKLGKLLGEFGHALGAEHEGDEVLLHTKKSEGGKDLTVICMEGPAFSTRAESKLYQSWGGSVINMSVLPEAKLAKEAEISYQMICMSTDYDAWREEEEPVTLEIVVGNLKANSANANNLLVAVLSTVEKAIKAGEIGKDLEGFMRHSVVTGRPAHDPVVKAKVQYLFPHYFDEERNL